A section of the Halichoerus grypus chromosome 11, mHalGry1.hap1.1, whole genome shotgun sequence genome encodes:
- the PCF11 gene encoding pre-mRNA cleavage complex 2 protein Pcf11 isoform X4, with product MSEQTPAEAGTAGAREDACRDYQSSLEDLTFNSKPHINMLTILAEENLPFAKEIVSLIEAQTAKAPSSEKLPVMYLMDSIVKNVGREYLTAFTKNLVATFICVFEKVDENTRKSLFKLRSTWDEIFPLKKLYALDVRVNSLDPAWPIKPLPPNVNTSSIHVNPKFLNKSPEEPSTPGTVVSSPSISTPPIVPDIQKNLTQEQLIRQQLLAKQKQLLELQQKKLELELEQAKAQLAVSLSVQQETSNLGPGSAPSKLHVPQIPPMAVKPPHQVPVQPEKSRPGPSLQIQDLKGTNRDPRLNRMSQHSSHGKDQSHRKEFLMNTLNQSDTKTSKTVPSEKLNSSKQEKSKSGEKITKKELDQLDSKSKSKSKSPSPLKNKLSHTKDLKNQESESARVSDMSKRDPRLKKHLQDKTDSKDDDVKEKRKTAEKKDKDEHMKSSEHRLAGSRNKIINGIVQKQDTIMEESEKQGTKPGRSSTRKRSRSRSPKSRSPIIHSPKRRDRRSPKRRQRSMSPTSTPKAGKIRQSGVKQSHMEEFMLPSREERNAKRSNKQDIRDPRRIKKTEEERPQEAANQHSTKSGTEPKENVENWQSSKSTKRWKSGWEENKSLQQGDEHSKSPHLRHRESWSSTKGILSPRAPKQQHRLSVDANLQIPKELTLASKRELLQKTSERLASGEITQDEFLVVVHQIRQLFQYQEGVREEQRSPFNDRFPLKRPRYEDSDKPFVDSPASRFAGLDTNQRLTALAEDRPLFDGPSRPSVTRDGPTKMIFEGPNKLSPRIDGPPTPGSLRFDGSPGQMGGGGPLRFEGPQGQLGGGCPLRFEGPPGPVGTPLRFEGPIGQAGGGGFRFEGSPGLRFEGSAGGLRFEGPGGQPVGGLRFEGHRGQPVGGLRFEGPHGQPVGGLRFDNPRGQPVGGLRFEGGHGPSGAAIRFDGPHGQPAGGIRFEGPLLQQGVGMRFEGPHGQSVAGLRFEGQHNQLGGNLRFEGPHGQPGVGIRFEGPLVQQGGGMRFEGPSVPGGGLRIEGPLGQGGPRFEGCHALRFDGQPGQPSLLPRFDGLHGQPGPRFERTGQPGPQRFDGPPGQQVQPRFDGVPQRFDGPQHQQASRFDIPLGLQSTRFDNHPSQRLESVSFNQTGPYNDPPGNAFNAPSQGLQFQRHEQMFDSPQGPNFNGPHGPGNQSFSNPLNRASGHYFDEKNLQSSQFGNFGNLPAPITVGNIQASQQVLTGVAQPVAFGQGQQFLPVHPQNPGAFVQNPSGALPKAYPDNHLSQVDVNELFSKLLKTGILKLSQPDSATTLNEVAAQPPPEEEEDQNEDQDVPDLTNFTIEELKQRYDSVINRLYTGIQCYSCGMRFTTSQTDVYADHLDWHYRQNRTEKDVSRKVTHRRWYYSLTDWIEFEEIADLEERAKSQFFEKVHEEVVLKTQEAAKEKEFQSVPAGPAGAVESCEICQEQFEQYWDEEEEEWHLKNAIRVDGKIYHPSCYEDYQNTSSFDCTPSPSKTPVENPLNIMLNIVKNELQEPCESPKVKEERIDTPPACTEESIATPTEIKTENDTVESV from the exons gctccttcctcagagaAGCTTCCTGTTATGTACCTTATGGATTCTATCGTGAAAAACGTTGGAAGAGAGTATCTCACTGCCTTTACTAAAAATCTAGTTGCaacatttatttgtgtgtttgaaaAG GTGGatgaaaatactagaaaaagtttatttaaattacGTTCCACATGGGATGAAATATTCCCTTTGAAGAAACTTTATGCCCTGGATGTCAGAGTCAATTCGTTAGATCCTGCTTGGCCTATTAAACCTCTGCCCCCCAATGTGAATACATCTAGCATCCATGTGAatcctaaatttttaaataaatcg CCTGAAGAGCCTTCAACACCTGGCACAGTGGTCAGTTCCCCTAGCATCTCCACTCCTCCAATTGTTCCTGATATACAAAAGAATCTTACCCAAGAACAACTAATAAGGCAGCAGTTactggcaaaacaaaaacagttgttAGAACTTCAGCAGAAAAAGCTAGAGCTTGAGCTAGAGCAAGCTAAGGCACAACTG gCAGTTTCTCTTAGTGTTCAGCAGGAGACATCCAACTTAGGTCCTGGATCTGCACCATCCAAATTACATGTTCCACAAATTCCCCCTATGGCAGTTAAACCTCCCCATCAGGTTCCTGTGCAACCTGAGAAAAGCCGTCCAGGTCCATCCTTACAAATTCAGGATTTGAAAGGAACTAATCGGGATCCCCGTCTTAATAGGATGAGTCAACATTCTTCGCATGGAAAAGATCAGAGTCACAGGAAAGAATTCCTAATGAACACATTGAACCAATCTGATACTAAGACAAGTAAAACTGTACCCTCTGAAAAACTAAATTCATCCAAGCAAGAGAAAAGTAAATCAGGTGAAAAAATAACCAAGAAAGAACTTGACCAATTAGattctaaatctaaatctaaatctaaatcacCATCacctttgaaaaacaaattatccCACACAAAGGACTTGAAAAATCAAGAATCTGAAAGTGCAAGGGTGTCTGATATGAGCAAGAGAGATCCAAGGTTAAAGAAACATCTTCAGGATAAGACTGATAGCAAAGATGATGAtgtaaaagagaagagaaaaactgcagaaaaaaaggataaagatgaGCACATGAAATCATCTGAACACAGACTGGCTGgaagtagaaataaaatcatcaatGGCATTGTACAAAAGCAGGATACAATAATGGAAGAATCAGAAAAACAAGGGACAAAACCAGGGAGATCAAGTACTAGAAAGCGATCAAGATCGAGATCACCCAAGTCTCGGTCACCAATTATACATTCTCCGAAGAGAAGAGATAGGCGGTCACCCAAACGAAGGCAAAGGAGTATGTCTCCAACTTCGACACCCAAAGCTGGAAAGATTCGGCAATCAGGAGTTAAGCAGTCACACATGGAGGAGTTTATGCTACCTTCCAGGGAAGAGCGAAATGCTAAGAGAAGTAATAAACAAGATATTCGAGATCCAAGGagaataaaaaagactgaagaggAACGACCACAAGAAGCTGCAAATCAGCATTCTACAAAGTCAGGCACTGAACCAAAGGAGAATGTAGAAAATTGGCAAAGTTCCAAGTCTACCAAAAGATGGAAATCTggttgggaagaaaataaaag ctTACAACAGGGTGATGAACATAGTAAATCTCCTCATCTAAGGCATAGGGAGAGCTGGTCAAGCACTAAAGGAATCTTGTCACCTCGAGCCCCAAAGCAGCAGCATCGATTAAGTGTAGATGCCAACCTTCAGATTCCTAAAGAGTTAACTCTTGCAAGCAAAAGAGAATTACTTCAAAAG ACGAGTGAACGTTTAGCATCTGGTGAAATTACACAGGATGAGTTCCTTGTTGTTGTGCATCAAATTCGACAGCTATTTCAGTATCAAGAAG gtgTGCGAGAAGAGCAGAGATCACCATTCAATGATCGTTTTCCACTTAAGCGACCTAGATATGAAGATTCAGATAAGCCATTTGTAGATAGCCCAGCATCAAGATTTGCCGGCCTTGATACAAATCAGCGACTTACAGCTTTAGCTGAAGATAGACCATTATTTGATGGACCTAGTAGGCCATCAGTAACAAGAGACGGCCCAACCAAGATGATTTTTGAAGGACCTAATAAATTAAGCCCTAGAATTGATGGACCTCCTACACCAGGTTCTCTTCGGTTTGATGGGTCACCAGGACAAATGGGGGGAGGTGGCCCTTTGAGATTTGAAGGACCACAAGGTCAGTTAGGAGGTGGGTGTCCTTTGAGATTTGAAGGTCCTCCAGGACCAGTAGGGACACCTCTGCGGTTTGAGGGGCCAATTGGTCAAGCAGGAGGAGGTGGTTTTCGGTTTGAAGGTTCCCCTGGTCTGAGGTTTGAGGGATCTGCAGGTGGTTTGAGATTTGAAGGACCAGGGGGCCAGCCCGTGGGTGGTCTCAGGTTTGAGGGACATCGGGGTCAACCCGTGGGTGGATTAAGGTTTGAGGGACCTCATGGTCAGCCTGTGGGTGGACTTAGATTTGATAATCCCCGAGGTCAGCCTGTTGGTGGACTTAGATTTGAAGGGGGTCATGGTCCATCAGGGGCTGCAATTAGGTTTGATGGACCTCATGGTCAGCCAGCAGGTGGGATCAGATTTGAGGGCCCTTTGCTACAGCAGGGAGTTGGAATGAGGTTTGAGGGCCCCCATGGTCAGTCAGTAGCCGGTTTGAGGTTTGAAGGACAACATAATCAGCTTGGTGGGAACCTTAGGTTTGAGGGTCCACATGGTCAACCAGGGGTTGGGATCAGGTTTGAAGGACCATTAGTCCAACAAGGAGGTGGAATGAGGTTTGAGGGTCCTTCTGTGCCAGGAGGTGGCCTGAGAATTGAAGGGCCTCTGGGTCAGGGTGGTCCAAGATTTGAAGGTTGTCATGCTTTAAGGTTTGATGGGCAGCCAGGTCAGCCATCACTCTTGCCAAGATTTGATGGATTGCATGGGCAGCCAGGTCCTAGATTTGAAAGAACTGGTCAGCCAGGCCCACAGAGATTTGATGGACCACCTGGACAGCAGGTTCAACCAAGATTTGATGGTGTACCTCAAAGATTTGATGGTCCACAACACCAGCAAGCATCAAGGTTTGATATTCCTCTTGGTCTTCAAAGCACACGATTTGACAATCATCCTTCACAGAGGCTTGAATCAGTATCTTTCAATCAGACTGGTCCATATAATGATCCACCTGGCAATGCTTTTAATGCCCCATCCCAAGGACTACAGTTCCAAAGACATGAACAAATGTTTGATTCACCTCAAGGACCAAATTTTAATGGACCACATGGCCCTGGAAACCAGAGCTTCTCCAATCCCCTTAACAGAGCTTCTGGACACTATTTTGATGAAAAGAATCTTCAGAGTTCCCAATTTGGAAACTTTGGCAATTTACCTGCTCCAATAACAGTAGGAAATATTCAGGCATCTCAACAG GTTCTTACTGGTGTTGCTCAGCCGGTAGCATTTGGCCAAGGACAACAGTTTTTGCCAGTTCATCCACAAAATCCTGGAGCATTTGTTCAGAATCCTTCAG GAGCTCTTCCTAAGGCATATCCTGATAATCATCTCAGTCAGGTGGatgtaaatgaattattttcaaaactgCTAAAAACAGGAATTCTCAAATTGTCTCAGCCTGATTCAGCTACAACAC TAAATGAAGTTGCTGCTCAGCCTCCCCCTGAAGAGGAGGAAGATCAAAATGAAGATCAAGATGTTCCAGATCTTACCAATTTTACAATTGAAGAATTGAAACA ACGTTATGATAGTGTTATAAATCGACTGTACACTGGTATTCAGTGTTACTCCTGTGGAATGAGGTTTACAACATCACAGACAGATGTATACGCAGATCACTTGGACTGGCATTATCGGCAAAATAGAACTGAAAAAGATGTTAGCAGAAAAGTCACTCATAGACGTTGGTACTACAGTTTAACG GACTGGATAGAATTTGAGGAAATAGCTGATTTAGAAGAACGTGCAAAGAGCCAGTTTTTTGAAAAGGTGCACGAAGAAGTCGTGCTCAAGACTCAGGAGGCTGCTAAAGAAAAGGAGTTCCAAAGTGTACCTGCTGGACCAGCTGGAGCAGTTGAG aGTTGTGAAATCTGTCAAGAACAGTTTGAACAATACTgggatgaagaagaggaggaatggcatttaaaaaatgctattagaGTAGATGGAAAG atTTATCATCCATCATGTTATGAAGATTATCAGAAT ACATCTTCATTTGATTGTACACCATCTCCCAGCAAGACACCAGTTGAAAACCCTTTGAACATTATGTTGAACATTGTCAAAAACGAATTACAGGAACCCTGTGAAAGTCCCAAAGTTAAGGAAGAACGAATTGATACCCCACCAGCTTGTACAGAGGAAAGCATAGCAACACCCactgaaattaaaacagaaaatgatacAGTCGAGtcagtttaa
- the PCF11 gene encoding pre-mRNA cleavage complex 2 protein Pcf11 isoform X2, whose translation MSEQTPAEAGTAGAREDACRDYQSSLEDLTFNSKPHINMLTILAEENLPFAKEIVSLIEAQTAKAPSSEKLPVMYLMDSIVKNVGREYLTAFTKNLVATFICVFEKVDENTRKSLFKLRSTWDEIFPLKKLYALDVRVNSLDPAWPIKPLPPNVNTSSIHVNPKFLNKSPEEPSTPGTVVSSPSISTPPIVPDIQKNLTQEQLIRQQLLAKQKQLLELQQKKLELELEQAKAQLAVSLSVQQETSNLGPGSAPSKLHVPQIPPMAVKPPHQVPVQPEKSRPGPSLQIQDLKGTNRDPRLNRMSQHSSHGKDQSHRKEFLMNTLNQSDTKTSKTVPSEKLNSSKQEKSKSGEKITKKELDQLDSKSKSKSKSPSPLKNKLSHTKDLKNQESESARVSDMSKRDPRLKKHLQDKTDSKDDDVKEKRKTAEKKDKDEHMKSSEHRLAGSRNKIINGIVQKQDTIMEESEKQGTKPGRSSTRKRSRSRSPKSRSPIIHSPKRRDRRSPKRRQRSMSPTSTPKAGKIRQSGVKQSHMEEFMLPSREERNAKRSNKQDIRDPRRIKKTEEERPQEAANQHSTKSGTEPKENVENWQSSKSTKRWKSGWEENKSLQQGDEHSKSPHLRHRESWSSTKGILSPRAPKQQHRLSVDANLQIPKELTLASKRELLQKTSERLASGEITQDEFLVVVHQIRQLFQYQEGKHRCNVRDSPTEENKGGLKKKPLLSDAELTYYEHKAKLKRTQVQHSFPRLDLLDPDIFDYPLTDALLSGIECEPSKSKHASRNSGAQFDRKEQFSERARRLSPISGSRTYAENLSPHEGRRRHDEQVSAKGVREEQRSPFNDRFPLKRPRYEDSDKPFVDSPASRFAGLDTNQRLTALAEDRPLFDGPSRPSVTRDGPTKMIFEGPNKLSPRIDGPPTPGSLRFDGSPGQMGGGGPLRFEGPQGQLGGGCPLRFEGPPGPVGTPLRFEGPIGQAGGGGFRFEGSPGLRFEGSAGGLRFEGPGGQPVGGLRFEGHRGQPVGGLRFEGPHGQPVGGLRFDNPRGQPVGGLRFEGGHGPSGAAIRFDGPHGQPAGGIRFEGPLLQQGVGMRFEGPHGQSVAGLRFEGQHNQLGGNLRFEGPHGQPGVGIRFEGPLVQQGGGMRFEGPSVPGGGLRIEGPLGQGGPRFEGCHALRFDGQPGQPSLLPRFDGLHGQPGPRFERTGQPGPQRFDGPPGQQVQPRFDGVPQRFDGPQHQQASRFDIPLGLQSTRFDNHPSQRLESVSFNQTGPYNDPPGNAFNAPSQGLQFQRHEQMFDSPQGPNFNGPHGPGNQSFSNPLNRASGHYFDEKNLQSSQFGNFGNLPAPITVGNIQASQQVLTGVAQPVAFGQGQQFLPVHPQNPGAFVQNPSGALPKAYPDNHLSQVDVNELFSKLLKTGILKLSQPDSATTLNEVAAQPPPEEEEDQNEDQDVPDLTNFTIEELKQRYDSVINRLYTGIQCYSCGMRFTTSQTDVYADHLDWHYRQNRTEKDVSRKVTHRRWYYSLTDWIEFEEIADLEERAKSQFFEKVHEEVVLKTQEAAKEKEFQSVPAGPAGAVESCEICQEQFEQYWDEEEEEWHLKNAIRVDGKIYHPSCYEDYQNTSSFDCTPSPSKTPVENPLNIMLNIVKNELQEPCESPKVKEERIDTPPACTEESIATPTEIKTENDTVESV comes from the exons gctccttcctcagagaAGCTTCCTGTTATGTACCTTATGGATTCTATCGTGAAAAACGTTGGAAGAGAGTATCTCACTGCCTTTACTAAAAATCTAGTTGCaacatttatttgtgtgtttgaaaAG GTGGatgaaaatactagaaaaagtttatttaaattacGTTCCACATGGGATGAAATATTCCCTTTGAAGAAACTTTATGCCCTGGATGTCAGAGTCAATTCGTTAGATCCTGCTTGGCCTATTAAACCTCTGCCCCCCAATGTGAATACATCTAGCATCCATGTGAatcctaaatttttaaataaatcg CCTGAAGAGCCTTCAACACCTGGCACAGTGGTCAGTTCCCCTAGCATCTCCACTCCTCCAATTGTTCCTGATATACAAAAGAATCTTACCCAAGAACAACTAATAAGGCAGCAGTTactggcaaaacaaaaacagttgttAGAACTTCAGCAGAAAAAGCTAGAGCTTGAGCTAGAGCAAGCTAAGGCACAACTG gCAGTTTCTCTTAGTGTTCAGCAGGAGACATCCAACTTAGGTCCTGGATCTGCACCATCCAAATTACATGTTCCACAAATTCCCCCTATGGCAGTTAAACCTCCCCATCAGGTTCCTGTGCAACCTGAGAAAAGCCGTCCAGGTCCATCCTTACAAATTCAGGATTTGAAAGGAACTAATCGGGATCCCCGTCTTAATAGGATGAGTCAACATTCTTCGCATGGAAAAGATCAGAGTCACAGGAAAGAATTCCTAATGAACACATTGAACCAATCTGATACTAAGACAAGTAAAACTGTACCCTCTGAAAAACTAAATTCATCCAAGCAAGAGAAAAGTAAATCAGGTGAAAAAATAACCAAGAAAGAACTTGACCAATTAGattctaaatctaaatctaaatctaaatcacCATCacctttgaaaaacaaattatccCACACAAAGGACTTGAAAAATCAAGAATCTGAAAGTGCAAGGGTGTCTGATATGAGCAAGAGAGATCCAAGGTTAAAGAAACATCTTCAGGATAAGACTGATAGCAAAGATGATGAtgtaaaagagaagagaaaaactgcagaaaaaaaggataaagatgaGCACATGAAATCATCTGAACACAGACTGGCTGgaagtagaaataaaatcatcaatGGCATTGTACAAAAGCAGGATACAATAATGGAAGAATCAGAAAAACAAGGGACAAAACCAGGGAGATCAAGTACTAGAAAGCGATCAAGATCGAGATCACCCAAGTCTCGGTCACCAATTATACATTCTCCGAAGAGAAGAGATAGGCGGTCACCCAAACGAAGGCAAAGGAGTATGTCTCCAACTTCGACACCCAAAGCTGGAAAGATTCGGCAATCAGGAGTTAAGCAGTCACACATGGAGGAGTTTATGCTACCTTCCAGGGAAGAGCGAAATGCTAAGAGAAGTAATAAACAAGATATTCGAGATCCAAGGagaataaaaaagactgaagaggAACGACCACAAGAAGCTGCAAATCAGCATTCTACAAAGTCAGGCACTGAACCAAAGGAGAATGTAGAAAATTGGCAAAGTTCCAAGTCTACCAAAAGATGGAAATCTggttgggaagaaaataaaag ctTACAACAGGGTGATGAACATAGTAAATCTCCTCATCTAAGGCATAGGGAGAGCTGGTCAAGCACTAAAGGAATCTTGTCACCTCGAGCCCCAAAGCAGCAGCATCGATTAAGTGTAGATGCCAACCTTCAGATTCCTAAAGAGTTAACTCTTGCAAGCAAAAGAGAATTACTTCAAAAG ACGAGTGAACGTTTAGCATCTGGTGAAATTACACAGGATGAGTTCCTTGTTGTTGTGCATCAAATTCGACAGCTATTTCAGTATCAAGAAGGTAAACATAGATGCAATGTACGGGATAGTcctacagaagaaaataaaggtggattaaaaaagaaacctcTCTTATCTGATGCTGAATTAACCTACTATGAAcataaagcaaaactgaaaagGACACAGGTTCAGCATTCATTTCCAAGACTTGATCTCTTAGATCCTGATATTTTTGACTACCCTTTGACTGATGCCTTGTTGTCTGGAATAGAATGTGAGCCATCCAAAAGTAAACATGCAAGTAGGAATAGTGGAGCACAGTTTGACAGAAAAGAACAATTTAGTGAAAGAGCAAGACGTCTTTCTCCTATATCTGGGAGTCGTACTTATGCTGAGAATCTTTCACCCCATGAGGGCCGGAGAAGACATGACGAGCAAGTCTCTGCTAAAG gtgTGCGAGAAGAGCAGAGATCACCATTCAATGATCGTTTTCCACTTAAGCGACCTAGATATGAAGATTCAGATAAGCCATTTGTAGATAGCCCAGCATCAAGATTTGCCGGCCTTGATACAAATCAGCGACTTACAGCTTTAGCTGAAGATAGACCATTATTTGATGGACCTAGTAGGCCATCAGTAACAAGAGACGGCCCAACCAAGATGATTTTTGAAGGACCTAATAAATTAAGCCCTAGAATTGATGGACCTCCTACACCAGGTTCTCTTCGGTTTGATGGGTCACCAGGACAAATGGGGGGAGGTGGCCCTTTGAGATTTGAAGGACCACAAGGTCAGTTAGGAGGTGGGTGTCCTTTGAGATTTGAAGGTCCTCCAGGACCAGTAGGGACACCTCTGCGGTTTGAGGGGCCAATTGGTCAAGCAGGAGGAGGTGGTTTTCGGTTTGAAGGTTCCCCTGGTCTGAGGTTTGAGGGATCTGCAGGTGGTTTGAGATTTGAAGGACCAGGGGGCCAGCCCGTGGGTGGTCTCAGGTTTGAGGGACATCGGGGTCAACCCGTGGGTGGATTAAGGTTTGAGGGACCTCATGGTCAGCCTGTGGGTGGACTTAGATTTGATAATCCCCGAGGTCAGCCTGTTGGTGGACTTAGATTTGAAGGGGGTCATGGTCCATCAGGGGCTGCAATTAGGTTTGATGGACCTCATGGTCAGCCAGCAGGTGGGATCAGATTTGAGGGCCCTTTGCTACAGCAGGGAGTTGGAATGAGGTTTGAGGGCCCCCATGGTCAGTCAGTAGCCGGTTTGAGGTTTGAAGGACAACATAATCAGCTTGGTGGGAACCTTAGGTTTGAGGGTCCACATGGTCAACCAGGGGTTGGGATCAGGTTTGAAGGACCATTAGTCCAACAAGGAGGTGGAATGAGGTTTGAGGGTCCTTCTGTGCCAGGAGGTGGCCTGAGAATTGAAGGGCCTCTGGGTCAGGGTGGTCCAAGATTTGAAGGTTGTCATGCTTTAAGGTTTGATGGGCAGCCAGGTCAGCCATCACTCTTGCCAAGATTTGATGGATTGCATGGGCAGCCAGGTCCTAGATTTGAAAGAACTGGTCAGCCAGGCCCACAGAGATTTGATGGACCACCTGGACAGCAGGTTCAACCAAGATTTGATGGTGTACCTCAAAGATTTGATGGTCCACAACACCAGCAAGCATCAAGGTTTGATATTCCTCTTGGTCTTCAAAGCACACGATTTGACAATCATCCTTCACAGAGGCTTGAATCAGTATCTTTCAATCAGACTGGTCCATATAATGATCCACCTGGCAATGCTTTTAATGCCCCATCCCAAGGACTACAGTTCCAAAGACATGAACAAATGTTTGATTCACCTCAAGGACCAAATTTTAATGGACCACATGGCCCTGGAAACCAGAGCTTCTCCAATCCCCTTAACAGAGCTTCTGGACACTATTTTGATGAAAAGAATCTTCAGAGTTCCCAATTTGGAAACTTTGGCAATTTACCTGCTCCAATAACAGTAGGAAATATTCAGGCATCTCAACAG GTTCTTACTGGTGTTGCTCAGCCGGTAGCATTTGGCCAAGGACAACAGTTTTTGCCAGTTCATCCACAAAATCCTGGAGCATTTGTTCAGAATCCTTCAG GAGCTCTTCCTAAGGCATATCCTGATAATCATCTCAGTCAGGTGGatgtaaatgaattattttcaaaactgCTAAAAACAGGAATTCTCAAATTGTCTCAGCCTGATTCAGCTACAACAC TAAATGAAGTTGCTGCTCAGCCTCCCCCTGAAGAGGAGGAAGATCAAAATGAAGATCAAGATGTTCCAGATCTTACCAATTTTACAATTGAAGAATTGAAACA ACGTTATGATAGTGTTATAAATCGACTGTACACTGGTATTCAGTGTTACTCCTGTGGAATGAGGTTTACAACATCACAGACAGATGTATACGCAGATCACTTGGACTGGCATTATCGGCAAAATAGAACTGAAAAAGATGTTAGCAGAAAAGTCACTCATAGACGTTGGTACTACAGTTTAACG GACTGGATAGAATTTGAGGAAATAGCTGATTTAGAAGAACGTGCAAAGAGCCAGTTTTTTGAAAAGGTGCACGAAGAAGTCGTGCTCAAGACTCAGGAGGCTGCTAAAGAAAAGGAGTTCCAAAGTGTACCTGCTGGACCAGCTGGAGCAGTTGAG aGTTGTGAAATCTGTCAAGAACAGTTTGAACAATACTgggatgaagaagaggaggaatggcatttaaaaaatgctattagaGTAGATGGAAAG atTTATCATCCATCATGTTATGAAGATTATCAGAAT ACATCTTCATTTGATTGTACACCATCTCCCAGCAAGACACCAGTTGAAAACCCTTTGAACATTATGTTGAACATTGTCAAAAACGAATTACAGGAACCCTGTGAAAGTCCCAAAGTTAAGGAAGAACGAATTGATACCCCACCAGCTTGTACAGAGGAAAGCATAGCAACACCCactgaaattaaaacagaaaatgatacAGTCGAGtcagtttaa